Part of the Clostridium sporogenes genome, AACGAAAGTGTAGATAATATTGAAACAGTTGTAGATATTATAAAAACTAATGTTACAGATTTGAATAATGATGTAGAAGAGGTTTCTGCAACTACAGAGGAACTTTCTGCTAAATATGGAAGAAACTGCAGCTTCAGCGGAAGAGATGTCAGCGACTTCTCAGGATATAGAAACAGCTGTTCAGTCTATTGCACAAAAATCTCAGGAAGGTGCTACTCAAGCAGGGGGAGATAAATAAAAGAGCAGAGGATACAAAAGCAAATCTACAAGCTTCTCAGAAAAAGGCTAAGGAGATATTTACAAATACAAAAGCAGAACTTGAAAGTGCTATAGAATCATCAAAGGTTGTAGAACAGATAAATGTACTTTCAGATTCAATAATGGATATAACATCACAAACAAACCTTCTTGCATTAAATGCAGCTATTGAAGCTGCAAGGGCAGGAGAAGCAGGAAAGGGATTTTCAGTTGTAGCCGATGAGATAAGAAAACTTGCGGAACAATCAAAGGATACAGTAACAGAAATACAAAGTATAACAGTTAAAGTAATAGAATCAGTGAAAAATCTTTCTGATAGTTCAAGCAATCTATTAACTTTTGTGTCTACAGATATGGATAATGATTATAAGACCATGTTAAATGTGGCGGATAAATATAGCGAAGATGCTAGTTTTGTAGATACCCTTGTGACAGATTTTAGCTCAACTTCAGAGGAACTTTTAGCATCATTGCAGGATGTTCTTAAAACTATAGAAGGAGTAGCACAGGCTGCTAGTGAAGGTGCGGGAGGTACTACAGACATTGCAAGTAAAATATTAGAAGTTAATAATAAATCAAATGATGTACTTCAAGAAGCTCTAAAATCAGAAGAAAGTGCTAATAAATTAAAAGAAGAAATTTCTAAATTTAAAATTTAAAATAATTTATAATTTTGTTTATTCTATTTTTGTAGTAAATAATTTTATAAAATAATGAGTATATTAAAAATTTTGTTTAAATATCCATAAAAACTTTAAAACTAATATATTTAAGAATAACTAGATATGAGTATTGTTATGCTAATATCTAGTTATTTTAATTTACTCATAGTACTACATATATTAATAATAAAGTTCAATTATAGCTTTGAATAAGTCTCCATCAAAGTCAATGTACATGATTCCATCATGAAGTTCCACTATACTTTTAGCTATAGCTAGTCCTAATCCGCTTCCTTCAATATCTGATGTCCTTGACTTATCACCTCTAGTAAACCTTTCAAATATTTCTTTTTTATCAAAATCAAGAGGAGAATAGGAAACATTTTTGAAAGATATTTTTATTCCTTTAACAATATCTTCTATTTCTATATAAATCCTTGTGTTACTCAAAGAGTATTTTAAAGAATTATTTATTAGATTTTCAAAAACTCTAGACATTCTATTTCCATCTAAATTGATTTTAATTTCAGGTAAGAAGGTTTTTGTTATAAAGGTCAAATTTTTATTTTTATAGATTTCTGTATCAGAGTATTCAGCTATAGATTGATTTAAAAATTCTACTATATCAACTTGCTCTTTATTTAATTCCACTTTACCACTATTTATTTTAGAGATTTCAAACAAATCTTCTATAAGAGTTTTAAGTTTTAAGCTTTTTCTATTAAGTATTTTTAAAAATTCTTCTTTTTCACTTTCAGAAACTTTTTCTTTTATCAATATATCTGTATAATTTATTATTGATGTAAGAGGTGTTTTTAAATCATGGGATATATTAGCTACCAATTCACTTTTTAATTTTTCATTTTTTATTTGATCCTCAATAGATATTTTAAATCCCTTATTTATTTTGTTTATGTTTTGAGAAAGTATTGAAAGTGATTTATCACCTTTTTCTTTTATTGTAAAATTTAAATCTCCACTAGTTATTTTATTTGTTCCTTTTATTATTTCATCTATATAGTTACAAAACTTAATGAATTTACTAAGCATAAATATTATATAAAATAATATATATATTGCATAATTTTTTTTATACACAACACCAGATGATAGTTTCATAATAATAATTATTATAGGTAAGGTAAATATAATAAAAACAAGAGCTTTAAAAAGTGTACTTCTAGTTTCAAACCATTCATTTATATGTTTTAGTAATTTTATTGTAAGACTATTTTTTAATCCATTAAAAACATTTTCCCTGCCAATAAAATATAAAGTAAGTAATAGAACAATAATAATAAAAGAGCAAAGTCCTATTAAATATTTTGTTTTAGTTAAATCTTTTCTCTTGCTATTAATAACATTAGTCTCATGAGTTATATCATTTTTATAGCTATTTTCAGCATTTTTTAAAATATTTTTTATAAGATTAGAATCTTCTTCCCTATAAGAATAATTTTTAGGAAACCAATAGGCTTCTATATAATTGTTAGGGTTTTTAATTTCAGATTGTGGATTGGTTATATATGCTGGTGAACTTTCAGAATTGTAGGATATATTATACCAAGTACCCCTATTAAAAACATAATTAAATAGTTCTCCATTTTCCTCAGAAAATATGTCAAGGTTCTTTTTTATGAAATCTAAATTATCAATATCATTAGTTAAAAATGTTTTTTTAGCTTTATCAATAATTATGAATTTTACTAATTTACTATAGTCATTATTTCCTTTTATAATTTTAAAATCTTTGCTCTTTTTATCTAAGGCTTCTTGAGGATTTTGAGATAAAATTTTTAAAAAATTTGTATTTTTATATATGTATAAATTCACCGTATTAGCACATTGTTTTAACCATACGTCGTAACTGAGATTTTTAAAGTTAGCATTATTATTTTTAATGTTTTCAAGTTCTTTATTAATATTAAATAATTCCTTTTCTTTTTTTTCGATACGGGAATTTAATATATTTACACCTTTTAAAAGAAAAAATATACTAAATAATAGTGATAGAATAATTAAAAATATTATAATTATATTTTTACCTAACAGTTTTTTTAATCTATCCTGTTTTCTAATACTATTTATCAATTTTATAACCAACTCCCCAAATTACTTTTATATATCTAGGTTCTTTAGGATTTATTTCTATTTTTTTTCTTAGTCTTCTTATATGCACTGCTACGGTGTTTTCAGTTTTAAAAGAAGGTTCATTCCAAACATATTCATATATTTGTGAAGAAGGGAATACTCTACCGGGATTATTGGCTAAAAGTAATAATATATCATATTCTATAGGGGTTAATTTTACTTTTTTACCATCTACAGTAACTACATGACTAATTTTATTTATAACTAATTGATCTAAACAAATTTCATCATCAGATGCAGCTTGAGGAAAATTCCCCAAATTTGTATATCTTCTAAGTTGAGAATTAACCCTTGCCACTAATTCTAAAGGATTAAAGGGTTTTGCTACATAATCATCTGCTCCTATATTTAATCCTAAAATTTTATCTGTATCTTCATTTTTAGCAGATAGCATAATTATAGGAATATTATTTTTTTCTCTTATTTTCATACAGGTTCTTATACCATCAAGTTTAGGCATCATGATATCTAATATTATTACATGAATTTCATTATTTTCTAATACATCTAATGCATCTAATCCATCTGCTGCCTTTATTATA contains:
- a CDS encoding sensor histidine kinase, translated to MINSIRKQDRLKKLLGKNIIIIFLIILSLLFSIFFLLKGVNILNSRIEKKEKELFNINKELENIKNNNANFKNLSYDVWLKQCANTVNLYIYKNTNFLKILSQNPQEALDKKSKDFKIIKGNNDYSKLVKFIIIDKAKKTFLTNDIDNLDFIKKNLDIFSEENGELFNYVFNRGTWYNISYNSESSPAYITNPQSEIKNPNNYIEAYWFPKNYSYREEDSNLIKNILKNAENSYKNDITHETNVINSKRKDLTKTKYLIGLCSFIIIVLLLTLYFIGRENVFNGLKNSLTIKLLKHINEWFETRSTLFKALVFIIFTLPIIIIIMKLSSGVVYKKNYAIYILFYIIFMLSKFIKFCNYIDEIIKGTNKITSGDLNFTIKEKGDKSLSILSQNINKINKGFKISIEDQIKNEKLKSELVANISHDLKTPLTSIINYTDILIKEKVSESEKEEFLKILNRKSLKLKTLIEDLFEISKINSGKVELNKEQVDIVEFLNQSIAEYSDTEIYKNKNLTFITKTFLPEIKINLDGNRMSRVFENLINNSLKYSLSNTRIYIEIEDIVKGIKISFKNVSYSPLDFDKKEIFERFTRGDKSRTSDIEGSGLGLAIAKSIVELHDGIMYIDFDGDLFKAIIELYY
- a CDS encoding response regulator transcription factor; translated protein: MRTYNVLVVDDEKEIRDAIEIYLRSIENINIIKAADGLDALDVLENNEIHVIILDIMMPKLDGIRTCMKIREKNNIPIIMLSAKNEDTDKILGLNIGADDYVAKPFNPLELVARVNSQLRRYTNLGNFPQAASDDEICLDQLVINKISHVVTVDGKKVKLTPIEYDILLLLANNPGRVFPSSQIYEYVWNEPSFKTENTVAVHIRRLRKKIEINPKEPRYIKVIWGVGYKIDK